In Methanofastidiosum sp., the following are encoded in one genomic region:
- the cimA gene encoding citramalate synthase, producing MIRLFDTTLRDGTQGEGISFSANDKLKVCEKLDELGIHYIEGGWPGSNPKDVEFFKNAKALSLSTSKICAFGSTRRAKLKAEDDPNLKAIIDVDTEVASIFGKSWDFHVIEALKIPLEKNLEMIYDSIVFLKEHGIEVIYDAEHFFDGYKRNKEYAMSTIKEADKAGADCISLCDTNGGSLPFEIGSIISEIKSDVKSKIGIHAHNDSECAVANSLEAVKNGAVHVQGTINGYGERCGNANLCSIIPGLKIKMKLNCISDEQLSKLKNVSAYIAELGNISPEMHQPYVGSSAFAHKGGIHVSAIQRHPDTYEHIKPELVGNRTRVIVSELSGRSNIIFKAKEYGVDLESADAKLDFILEKIKKLENEGYQFEGAEASFELLMKKALGTYKKFFDLEGFRVVIDKRGDMESRSEATIKLRVNDKEFHTAAEGNGPVNALDKALRKALIGAYPEIKNFNLTDYKVRVLEGEEGTGSVVRVLIRTHGYNKMWDTVGVSENIITASWYSLVDSVEYGLSKFVDVSK from the coding sequence ATGATAAGGCTTTTTGATACAACCTTGAGAGACGGAACACAGGGAGAAGGTATATCCTTCTCCGCTAATGATAAGTTGAAGGTATGTGAAAAGCTTGACGAACTAGGAATACATTACATCGAGGGTGGATGGCCTGGCTCAAATCCTAAGGATGTAGAGTTTTTTAAAAATGCCAAAGCTCTTTCTCTGTCTACTTCAAAAATTTGTGCATTTGGGAGCACAAGAAGAGCAAAGCTAAAGGCTGAAGATGATCCTAACTTAAAGGCAATTATAGATGTGGACACAGAAGTTGCATCGATTTTTGGAAAGAGTTGGGATTTTCATGTAATTGAAGCATTAAAAATTCCACTTGAAAAGAACTTAGAGATGATCTATGATTCTATTGTATTCTTAAAGGAGCATGGAATTGAAGTTATTTACGACGCGGAGCATTTCTTTGACGGATATAAGAGAAACAAAGAATATGCCATGTCGACAATTAAAGAAGCTGACAAAGCGGGTGCAGACTGCATATCTTTATGTGATACAAATGGAGGGAGCCTGCCCTTTGAGATTGGAAGTATTATTAGTGAAATTAAATCAGATGTAAAAAGTAAGATTGGTATTCACGCCCATAATGATTCAGAATGCGCTGTTGCAAACTCACTTGAAGCCGTCAAAAATGGAGCGGTACATGTTCAAGGGACTATCAATGGATATGGAGAGAGATGCGGTAATGCAAATCTTTGCTCAATAATTCCTGGCCTTAAAATTAAGATGAAGCTTAACTGTATCTCAGATGAACAGCTAAGTAAACTAAAGAATGTTTCAGCATACATAGCAGAACTCGGGAATATCTCTCCTGAGATGCATCAACCATATGTGGGCTCAAGTGCATTTGCTCATAAAGGTGGAATACACGTCAGTGCTATTCAAAGACACCCGGATACATATGAGCATATTAAACCAGAACTTGTAGGAAACAGGACAAGAGTCATAGTTTCTGAATTATCAGGTAGAAGCAATATTATTTTTAAGGCCAAAGAGTACGGTGTTGACCTAGAATCTGCTGATGCTAAACTTGATTTCATACTTGAAAAGATAAAAAAACTTGAAAACGAAGGTTATCAGTTTGAAGGTGCAGAGGCCTCATTTGAGCTTTTGATGAAGAAAGCTCTAGGAACTTACAAGAAGTTCTTCGATCTTGAAGGATTTAGAGTTGTTATTGACAAAAGAGGAGATATGGAATCCCGCTCTGAAGCTACAATAAAGCTTAGAGTAAATGATAAAGAGTTCCATACAGCTGCAGAGGGTAACGGCCCTGTAAATGCTCTGGACAAGGCTCTAAGAAAAGCTCTAATTGGAGCTTATCCTGAAATAAAAAACTTTAATCTTACCGACTATAAAGTTAGGGTTCTTGAAGGTGAGGAAGGAACTGGGTCAGTTGTCAGAGTTTTGATAAGGACTCATGGTTACAACAAGATGTGGGATACCGTTGGAGTTTCTGAAAACATAATAACAGCAAGCTGGTACTCTCTGGTAGATAGCGTTGAATATGGATTATCAAAGTTTGTGGATGTGAGTAAGTGA
- a CDS encoding isocitrate/isopropylmalate dehydrogenase family protein produces MKKIAIMPGDGIGPEIIEEGKKVIDAACDITGLGIEWEYYQNGSEQYLKTRELITEETLKELKKKDAIYFGAIGDPRVAPGVLEKGILLKMRFYFDQYVNLRPIVSYPNVPCPLKDKSYKDINFHVIRENTEDFYIGIGGRFKGTKNKEELEVIRDLYEVKFNMGIDIDRPEEIAYQIGMISRAGSERVIRYAFELAKMKGKKRVTSVDKANVLTNIYSLWRDVFEDVSKEYPGYETEFAFVDAITMWFVKQPQWYQVVVAPNMFGDIITDLGAMIQGGLGLAAGGNINPDGVSMFEPIHGSAPKYKGKNVSNPLATILSGVMMLETIGEPKTAALIEKAVVKVLEEGKVRTQDLGGTSKTTEVGDEIVKKMKE; encoded by the coding sequence ATGAAAAAAATAGCCATAATGCCCGGTGACGGCATAGGACCTGAGATAATCGAAGAAGGAAAGAAGGTAATAGACGCAGCATGCGACATAACAGGTTTAGGTATTGAATGGGAATACTACCAAAACGGGTCTGAACAATACTTAAAAACTAGAGAATTAATTACTGAAGAAACTCTAAAGGAACTTAAGAAAAAGGATGCAATATACTTTGGTGCTATTGGTGACCCAAGGGTCGCCCCTGGAGTACTTGAAAAGGGTATCCTCCTCAAGATGAGATTTTATTTTGATCAATATGTAAATTTAAGACCAATTGTATCTTATCCAAATGTTCCTTGTCCACTAAAGGATAAATCCTACAAAGACATCAACTTCCACGTTATTAGAGAGAACACAGAAGATTTCTACATAGGAATTGGTGGAAGGTTCAAAGGAACAAAGAACAAAGAAGAACTTGAGGTAATAAGAGATCTTTACGAAGTAAAGTTTAATATGGGTATTGATATCGATAGACCTGAAGAGATAGCATATCAAATAGGTATGATCTCGAGAGCAGGTTCTGAGAGGGTTATAAGATATGCATTTGAACTTGCTAAGATGAAGGGTAAGAAAAGAGTAACATCTGTTGATAAGGCCAACGTCTTGACAAATATTTACAGTTTATGGAGAGACGTTTTTGAAGATGTATCAAAGGAATATCCTGGTTATGAAACTGAATTCGCATTTGTCGATGCGATTACAATGTGGTTTGTGAAACAGCCACAGTGGTACCAGGTTGTTGTTGCTCCAAATATGTTTGGAGATATAATCACTGATCTTGGAGCTATGATCCAAGGAGGTCTAGGTCTTGCAGCTGGAGGAAATATTAATCCTGATGGTGTTTCAATGTTTGAGCCAATACATGGCTCTGCGCCAAAATACAAGGGAAAGAATGTTTCAAATCCACTTGCCACAATATTGAGTGGAGTTATGATGCTAGAAACTATCGGAGAGCCAAAAACAGCGGCATTGATTGAAAAGGCTGTAGTCAAAGTATTGGAAGAAGGAAAGGTAAGAACACAGGATCTTGGTGGAACTTCTAAGACAACTGAGGTTGGAGATGAAATAGTCAAGAAGATGAAAGAATAA
- a CDS encoding 3-isopropylmalate dehydratase small subunit: protein MKEILEGRAIKFGDNVDTDQIIPAEFLVTGDPKELAKNAFVKVRPEFVNIVKQGDMIVAGRNFGCGSSREHAPRALMGAGISCVIAKSYARIFFRNSINLGLTLIECDIKANEGDELLVDLKRGTIKNKRSGEVFEFKPLPAFLLKIVEKGGLMEYVKEALNEKNSHNAR from the coding sequence ATGAAGGAAATTCTTGAAGGGAGAGCCATTAAATTCGGGGACAATGTTGACACTGATCAGATAATACCTGCTGAATTTTTAGTTACTGGAGATCCCAAAGAACTTGCAAAAAACGCTTTTGTAAAAGTAAGGCCAGAATTCGTAAATATAGTAAAGCAAGGTGACATGATAGTTGCTGGAAGAAACTTTGGATGTGGATCCTCCAGAGAACATGCACCAAGAGCGCTGATGGGAGCAGGCATATCTTGTGTTATTGCAAAAAGTTATGCAAGAATATTTTTTAGAAATTCTATTAATTTAGGTCTGACATTAATTGAATGTGATATTAAGGCCAATGAAGGAGATGAACTTTTAGTCGATCTGAAAAGAGGAACTATAAAGAACAAAAGATCTGGTGAGGTCTTTGAATTCAAACCACTACCTGCCTTTTTGCTTAAAATAGTAGAAAAGGGTGGGTTGATGGAATACGTGAAGGAGGCTCTAAATGAAAAAAATAGCCATAATGCCCGGTGA
- a CDS encoding 3-isopropylmalate dehydratase large subunit gives MGKTISEKIIGNKAGVNTEAGQIVEANVDYVMVNDVTGLPAFEQFEKLPKGTKPFKEKIVLIPDHYVPNKDVASAEQAKRMRDFAKKYEIENYFEVGRGGVCHQLMIEKGFVAPGRLIVGADSHTCSYGALGAFSTGIGSTEAAAVMAIGKLWLKVPDSIKITVNGKLDNYVYGKDIILHVIGDIGVEGALYQAMEYYGNTIENLTLSDRISISNMAIEAGGKAGIIPPDDKVFEYLQERVRGSYNPVYSDADAYYIEELKYDAADIPPTVAKPFLPSNTAPASDVDVKIDQAYLGSCTNGRIEDLRIAAEILKGRKINPEVRMLVVPATKEVFYQALKEGLIDIFEKADCFVCGPTCGACLGGYMGILADGEKCVATTNRNFIGRMGHKNSEVYLANPAVVTASALEGRIVDPREVL, from the coding sequence ATGGGAAAGACCATATCAGAAAAAATAATAGGAAATAAAGCCGGGGTCAATACTGAGGCTGGGCAGATAGTTGAAGCTAATGTGGATTACGTCATGGTAAATGACGTAACTGGACTGCCTGCATTTGAGCAGTTTGAAAAGCTCCCAAAAGGCACAAAACCGTTTAAAGAGAAGATAGTCCTTATTCCAGACCATTATGTTCCTAACAAGGATGTTGCCTCTGCTGAGCAGGCAAAAAGGATGAGAGATTTTGCAAAAAAATATGAAATAGAAAACTACTTTGAGGTTGGAAGGGGTGGAGTATGTCACCAACTTATGATCGAGAAGGGGTTTGTTGCACCAGGTAGGCTAATTGTAGGTGCAGATTCACATACTTGTAGTTACGGTGCTTTAGGGGCATTCTCAACAGGTATAGGTTCAACTGAAGCTGCGGCTGTTATGGCTATTGGTAAGCTTTGGTTAAAAGTACCTGACAGCATTAAAATTACAGTCAACGGTAAGCTTGACAATTATGTTTATGGAAAAGATATCATACTCCATGTGATAGGAGATATTGGAGTTGAGGGCGCTTTATATCAAGCTATGGAATATTATGGGAATACTATTGAGAACTTAACACTTTCTGATAGGATATCCATTTCAAATATGGCTATAGAGGCAGGAGGAAAAGCTGGCATTATACCTCCAGATGATAAGGTATTTGAATATCTTCAGGAAAGAGTAAGGGGAAGCTACAATCCAGTTTATTCGGATGCTGATGCTTATTATATTGAAGAGCTAAAATATGATGCAGCAGATATACCACCTACTGTTGCAAAGCCCTTTTTACCGAGTAACACCGCCCCTGCTTCTGATGTTGACGTGAAGATTGACCAAGCATATCTTGGATCCTGCACTAACGGCAGAATTGAAGATTTAAGGATAGCAGCTGAAATTCTAAAGGGTAGAAAGATTAACCCAGAAGTTAGAATGCTTGTTGTTCCTGCAACAAAGGAAGTCTTTTACCAAGCTTTAAAAGAAGGATTAATTGACATCTTTGAAAAGGCTGACTGTTTTGTCTGTGGACCAACATGTGGCGCATGCCTTGGTGGATACATGGGTATACTTGCTGACGGTGAAAAATGTGTTGCTACTACAAACAGGAACTTCATAGGGAGAATGGGCCACAAGAACTCAGAGGTCTATTTAGCAAATCCTGCTGTAGTGACGGCTTCTGCATTAGAAGGAAGAATAGTTGATCCACGAGAGGTGCTTTAA
- the ilvC gene encoding ketol-acid reductoisomerase, with protein sequence MATMYYDCDADLKYLQGKKVAVIGYGNQGRAQALCLHDSGIDVVVGVNEGGKSWNCAKDAGIKTMSVEDAAKAGDIVHILIPDEVQPHVYSKYIKDNLKEGDVLSFSHGFNITFNQIKPPEFVDVVMVAPKTPGSELRRLYKEGFGAPALLAVEQDYTGKAKHTALAMAKAMNLTKAGVVETTFEEEAITDIFGEQCVLCGGITELITAGFETLVSEGYQPEIAYFECLNEMKLIVDLFYEGGLELMWERVSNTAEYGGRTRGPMIIDDSVRERMYEVLDNIKSGEFAREFMMENYTGRPVLTRARKEGSEKLIEEVGKDIRKMFLKPEKK encoded by the coding sequence ATGGCAACAATGTATTATGATTGTGATGCAGACCTTAAATATTTACAAGGTAAAAAGGTAGCAGTAATAGGTTACGGAAATCAAGGAAGGGCACAGGCCCTATGTTTACACGATAGCGGTATTGACGTTGTCGTTGGAGTAAATGAAGGTGGAAAGTCATGGAACTGTGCTAAGGATGCGGGGATTAAGACGATGAGTGTTGAAGATGCTGCAAAGGCAGGAGACATCGTTCACATCTTGATACCTGATGAGGTCCAGCCACATGTATACTCAAAATACATAAAAGACAATCTAAAGGAAGGCGATGTTCTTAGCTTTTCTCATGGATTTAATATAACATTTAATCAGATTAAGCCACCAGAATTTGTTGATGTAGTAATGGTTGCGCCTAAAACACCAGGTAGTGAACTTAGAAGACTTTACAAGGAAGGCTTTGGAGCTCCAGCGCTTTTAGCTGTTGAGCAGGATTACACTGGAAAGGCAAAACATACCGCACTTGCAATGGCAAAAGCAATGAACTTAACAAAAGCAGGGGTAGTTGAAACTACATTTGAAGAAGAAGCTATAACCGATATATTTGGAGAGCAATGTGTTCTTTGTGGTGGAATTACGGAACTTATCACAGCTGGTTTTGAAACATTGGTAAGTGAAGGTTACCAGCCAGAAATTGCTTATTTTGAATGTTTGAATGAAATGAAGTTAATTGTAGATCTTTTCTATGAAGGTGGGCTAGAGCTAATGTGGGAAAGAGTTTCAAACACCGCAGAATATGGTGGAAGAACAAGAGGTCCAATGATAATCGATGACTCAGTCAGAGAAAGAATGTACGAAGTTCTTGATAACATCAAATCAGGTGAATTTGCAAGAGAATTCATGATGGAGAACTACACAGGAAGACCTGTTCTCACAAGAGCAAGAAAAGAGGGTAGCGAAAAACTCATAGAAGAAGTAGGTAAGGACATCCGGAAAATGTTCTTAAAACCTGAAAAAAAATAA
- the ilvN gene encoding acetolactate synthase small subunit — MPTQIISVLVEDEAGSLTRMSGMFSRRGINIHSLTVSPSEKEGMSRMTIVMTGDEREIEKIEKQLNKLIEVVKVNILDTNTSVVRDLCLLKVYADKENRAEVIEIANAFKSNIVDISIRTITLEITADPLDIDRFVETMKNFGIKELFRTGVTAISRDIEKKSGG; from the coding sequence ATGCCAACACAGATAATATCAGTTCTAGTGGAAGATGAAGCAGGATCCCTAACGAGGATGAGTGGGATGTTTTCTAGAAGAGGTATTAATATTCATTCCTTAACTGTTTCTCCTTCAGAAAAAGAAGGTATGAGCCGAATGACTATAGTAATGACTGGGGATGAACGAGAAATCGAAAAGATAGAAAAACAACTAAACAAACTCATAGAGGTTGTTAAAGTAAATATCTTGGATACGAATACATCTGTAGTAAGGGATCTATGTCTATTGAAGGTTTATGCTGACAAGGAAAATAGGGCAGAGGTTATAGAAATAGCCAATGCATTTAAATCAAATATAGTAGATATTAGTATAAGAACAATAACCCTAGAGATAACAGCAGACCCGCTTGATATTGACAGATTTGTTGAGACAATGAAGAACTTTGGCATAAAAGAACTCTTCAGGACGGGAGTTACTGCCATTTCTAGGGATATTGAAAAGAAAAGCGGAGGTTAA
- the ilvB gene encoding biosynthetic-type acetolactate synthase large subunit: MNDGLKGTEIVVKCLKEENVKHIFGFPGGQLIPLYDELYEEKDIRSILVRHEQGAAHAADGYARASGGPGVCMATSGPGATNLITGLLNATMDSIPIVAFTAQVSTKAIGTDAFQEADTFGITMPITKHNFLVKSTDHLSRTIKGAFKIANTGRKGAVVIDLPNDVQQKTSKEYHHGEVKFAGYNPSIVPNPLQLKRIAQKLVEAERPLILAGGGVILANASEDLRILAEYLGAGVATTLMGKGAIAETHPLSLGMVGMHGRLGANKMINNCDVLLVIGCRFSDRTTGWGLESFAPDAIKIHCDIDSSELNKNIPVDFPLVGDANLVIRDLIKFIKKYEDVKKDTNIWRKRVNQLHSMCEECETVKHNGKLTPELIIKTINNFLDDNAIVTTEVGQNQMFAAHYYITKKPRQFMSSGGLGTMGFGFPAAIGAKVAKPDSQVLDIAGDGSFLMVCQELATAMAENIPVVVAVLNNSFLGMVRQWQELFWDKRYAGTKLGTIPDFVKLAESFGAYGERVEKASDIEKALKNAFDSGVVSVLDFKIESETNILPMIPPGGSVDEMIGVGRCQHR; encoded by the coding sequence ATGAATGATGGTCTAAAAGGAACAGAAATCGTTGTCAAATGTCTAAAAGAGGAAAATGTTAAACATATCTTTGGGTTTCCCGGAGGCCAATTAATACCTCTTTATGATGAACTTTATGAAGAAAAGGATATTAGAAGTATCCTTGTGAGACATGAGCAAGGAGCGGCTCACGCTGCTGATGGTTATGCTAGGGCATCTGGAGGTCCGGGAGTTTGTATGGCAACTTCCGGCCCTGGTGCGACTAATCTTATAACTGGTTTATTGAATGCGACAATGGACTCTATTCCTATTGTGGCTTTTACAGCTCAAGTTTCAACTAAAGCAATTGGTACTGATGCATTTCAAGAGGCAGACACATTTGGAATCACGATGCCTATAACAAAGCACAACTTCTTGGTAAAATCTACAGACCATTTATCCAGGACAATCAAAGGTGCATTTAAGATAGCAAATACAGGCAGGAAAGGTGCAGTAGTTATAGATTTGCCTAATGATGTCCAACAAAAAACATCGAAAGAGTATCATCACGGAGAGGTAAAATTTGCCGGGTATAATCCAAGCATAGTTCCAAATCCACTTCAGCTTAAGAGAATTGCACAAAAACTTGTTGAGGCAGAAAGACCTTTAATCCTTGCAGGAGGGGGGGTAATACTTGCAAACGCCTCTGAAGACTTAAGGATTTTGGCAGAGTATCTCGGGGCTGGAGTAGCGACTACTCTAATGGGGAAGGGTGCTATAGCTGAAACTCACCCTCTTTCTCTTGGGATGGTAGGGATGCATGGGAGACTTGGTGCAAATAAAATGATCAATAACTGTGATGTTCTATTAGTCATTGGATGTAGATTCTCCGATAGAACAACAGGTTGGGGTCTTGAATCTTTCGCACCTGATGCAATAAAAATTCACTGTGATATAGATTCTTCAGAATTAAACAAAAATATCCCTGTAGATTTCCCACTTGTAGGAGATGCCAATCTTGTGATAAGGGACTTAATTAAATTTATCAAGAAATATGAAGATGTTAAAAAAGACACAAATATTTGGAGAAAGAGAGTCAATCAGCTTCATAGCATGTGTGAAGAATGTGAAACCGTAAAACATAATGGGAAGCTTACACCTGAACTTATAATTAAGACAATTAATAATTTCCTTGACGACAATGCTATTGTCACTACAGAGGTAGGCCAGAATCAGATGTTTGCAGCTCACTACTATATTACAAAAAAGCCAAGGCAGTTTATGTCCTCAGGGGGACTTGGAACGATGGGATTTGGGTTCCCAGCTGCAATTGGGGCAAAGGTTGCAAAGCCAGATAGTCAAGTTTTGGATATTGCTGGTGACGGGTCATTTTTAATGGTCTGTCAAGAGTTAGCAACTGCAATGGCTGAAAATATACCTGTAGTTGTCGCTGTATTAAACAACTCATTCCTAGGTATGGTTAGACAGTGGCAGGAGTTATTCTGGGATAAGAGATATGCTGGAACAAAACTTGGAACAATACCTGACTTTGTAAAACTTGCAGAATCTTTTGGTGCATATGGAGAAAGAGTTGAAAAGGCAAGTGACATCGAAAAGGCACTGAAAAATGCTTTTGATTCGGGCGTTGTTTCAGTCTTAGATTTTAAGATAGAGTCTGAAACAAATATTCTTCCAATGATCCCGCCTGGAGGCAGTGTTGATGAGATGATAGGAGTGGGAAGATGCCAACACAGATAA
- a CDS encoding 2-isopropylmalate synthase — translation MEEVICVSDYNKKVLEKMNIQGIKIFDTTLRDGEQTPGVAFNIEEKMKIAESLDLLGVDAIEAGFPITSAGEKDAIKKVCDMGLKAKVCGLARSNKKDIDIALECNVDRVHTFIATSPLHREFKLKMSKEEIMDKAIEGVEYAKDHGVEVEFSCEDATRTELEYLKEMHRAVRDAGVDYINVPDTVGTIMPKAMRYLIKELVDDINVPISVHCHNDFGLAVANSLASVESGAKQVHCTINGLGERAGNASLEETVMSLMALYGVRFSLDTTRLTYISKLVSRISGVVVQPNKAIVGENAFAHESGIHVHGVLSKAFCYEPLTPKLVGRESEIVVGKHTGIHAVEKKLKDFGIGLTKEQVLEIVDDVKRIRESGKKITDEDLIAIAAGYVGKVPDEEKEVKLEEMSIISGLHITPTATAILNINGNKKIGSNIGNGAVDAALNAIKSIVPEKITLEEYRLEAITGGSDALCQVSVRIINEDSIKAIGKSVGSDIVMTSVNAAIEAINKLRKIGKEAKTK, via the coding sequence ATGGAAGAAGTTATTTGTGTAAGCGACTATAATAAGAAAGTACTAGAAAAGATGAATATTCAAGGTATCAAGATATTTGATACAACTCTTAGAGATGGAGAACAGACCCCTGGAGTAGCATTTAACATAGAGGAAAAGATGAAGATAGCTGAAAGTCTTGATCTATTAGGGGTTGATGCTATTGAGGCTGGATTTCCCATAACATCTGCCGGAGAGAAAGATGCTATTAAAAAAGTATGCGATATGGGTTTAAAGGCAAAGGTTTGCGGCCTTGCAAGATCTAACAAAAAAGATATTGACATCGCATTAGAATGTAATGTTGATAGAGTTCACACTTTTATTGCTACATCCCCCCTACATCGTGAGTTTAAGCTCAAGATGTCTAAAGAAGAAATTATGGATAAAGCCATAGAGGGTGTTGAATATGCAAAGGATCACGGCGTTGAAGTAGAATTTTCATGTGAAGATGCAACTCGAACTGAACTTGAGTACCTTAAAGAGATGCATAGGGCTGTAAGAGATGCAGGTGTAGATTATATCAATGTCCCAGATACCGTTGGTACAATTATGCCAAAAGCAATGAGATACCTGATAAAAGAACTTGTTGATGATATCAATGTACCAATAAGTGTCCATTGCCATAATGATTTTGGTCTTGCAGTTGCTAATTCTCTTGCTTCAGTTGAAAGTGGTGCCAAACAGGTCCACTGCACAATTAATGGTCTTGGGGAGAGAGCAGGAAATGCTTCATTAGAGGAAACAGTTATGAGCCTCATGGCACTTTACGGTGTCAGATTCTCTCTTGATACCACAAGACTAACATATATCTCTAAACTAGTTTCAAGAATATCAGGTGTTGTTGTACAACCGAATAAGGCTATTGTTGGTGAAAATGCTTTTGCCCATGAATCGGGCATACATGTCCATGGTGTATTAAGCAAAGCCTTCTGTTATGAACCCCTCACACCTAAGTTAGTTGGAAGGGAAAGCGAGATTGTTGTTGGAAAACATACAGGTATACATGCTGTTGAAAAAAAACTTAAGGACTTTGGAATTGGTCTCACAAAAGAACAGGTTCTTGAGATTGTCGATGATGTAAAGAGAATAAGAGAGAGTGGCAAGAAGATCACAGATGAAGACTTAATAGCAATAGCTGCAGGATATGTCGGAAAGGTACCAGATGAAGAGAAAGAAGTAAAACTTGAAGAGATGTCAATAATATCGGGCCTTCATATTACACCAACAGCGACAGCAATTCTAAATATCAATGGAAACAAAAAGATTGGTTCAAACATAGGCAATGGTGCAGTTGATGCGGCTTTAAATGCAATAAAATCTATTGTTCCTGAAAAGATCACACTTGAAGAGTACAGACTTGAAGCAATCACAGGTGGATCTGATGCGCTATGTCAAGTATCTGTCAGGATAATAAATGAGGACAGTATTAAGGCAATTGGAAAGAGTGTTGGCTCGGATATAGTCATGACAAGTGTCAATGCGGCAATTGAAGCCATAAATAAACTAAGAAAAATAGGTAAAGAGGCGAAAACGAAATGA